The Dromaius novaehollandiae isolate bDroNov1 chromosome 3, bDroNov1.hap1, whole genome shotgun sequence genome includes the window AATTAAACTTCTGTATTGCTTCTTTTGTCATGGAAGAAAGTGTGGAAAAGATGAGAAGGTCTCTCTCACACATACATAAAAAAtgtctgctctctctctctctctctctctctctttctctccttcttctttctgttattttctctcCACACCATTCCATAACAAAAGTGTGGATAAACAtaaatttagaaaaagaattgGTGACTGTGCgatgaatattttgcttttattttaatcaaactgttttaaaaacagtaattctgCAGTTCTGTACAGCAATgccctgcttttcctttttttcctgatgaacaGCTATGTAACATGACATTTTTTAAGGCAAGTGGCTTCATCCTAAGCATCTGTGTGGACCCACCGCCTCTCACAGAGGCAAGATACTGCTTGTCACGCACTTCTGGCAAGGCCAGGACTCTTGGTtctgcaggaatggcaggagtctagggctgctgcctgtgcagggagtgacTGATGAGCCATGTCTTGCTACTGTGAAATGGCACATTTGTAGGTATTTTGAATACATATTCGGGTAGGTATATAAAGTTTGTATGTGGTTAATATAGTAGCTCTTGTTCTCTTCTCTGGTAGCATTGCTTCCATTTGCTCCTGTCCATCTACCTGGCATGCTTTCACATCTTCCAGAAAGTAGCAAGTCATTTTGACCTGCTATGTCCATTCGTAGCTTACAGGCAGAAATCATGTGGATTAATAGATCTAGATTGCTATCTTTACCATTGAACTCAAGCTGTTAGAATTCCCTCTTAATATTTTTGATATACTTATTTTCACCACAGCCAGTGAgaattatttttcccttcaaaaataaGTCCTTTCTTAGCCAGGGGGATAGAGAAGAAGATAACTCCACATTATATTATTCAAATTCGTTTTTTAAAGTATCAAGGTTTTTCTGCCTTTGATAAGTTATTTTTGAAATACCTCGAAATATATAAAAACTGTTCCTAGGcaataaaaaatgctttcttctttcgttgtatttttaaaggaattttgcCCGATAGgaagaatgtttaaaaacaacTATTAAGGACTATGTTTTGGAAAAACATAATATAAAACTATATTACCCAAATAAGTAAAAAACTTTGCAGATGCCCAGTGGGCTGGATGCTTCTATGAAGTAGATCTTCTATGAAGATTTTATTAGAACTTGTACTTTCCAGAATTTCTGTAAAATCTTTTAAACTGAAATGTCTTGACTTTGCATTTTTCCTAAAGTTATTGAAGGTAGCTTTCTAGATTCTTGAAGCGAAATTCTTTGGCTAGCAAAGGGCAAGCGATCCAGTAACTCCTTGATTTGTTCTGTGTGACTTATGTTTTGTAATCTTTTATAAAAAGCATGCTATAAATGTGCAGTATTTGAAAGCATAAAGAGTCccattttgtatttttgacaCTTAACAGTTACTTTTGAAGTACTTTTCTGATAGTTTTTGATGCGAAGGAACTGGTTTGCTGATGTAAATTAGATTGTTGATAAATCATTGTGTCATGCAACAAGCCatataaaactattttaagaCCTGAGAGGGTCTTAAAGGGAGAAATGTGTCCATATTTAACAGACAAAAGTAGTTCTTCAAAGAGAGAATAAAAACCCTTAAAATATCCTACTAATATGAAGTAATTCTGATCACCTTCCCCTTACAGAACTTGCAAATTAATCCTTTTTGGTCTCTCTCCTCTAATGCCACTCATGAGCTTGGAGGTGTGATACAGATGTAGTCAGTACAGGTAGAACTGGTGATGGGTACTAAACCATTTGATCTTCCCTGGTTCCTGCTTTCTTTTGAGACTGTAGATGGAGAGTAGTCACCACCATGCAACTTGAGACAGACTCTGAAATGAGACTTtattgaagttaaaaaaaaaaaaaaaagcttaatctCAGATGcagctatttaaatatttatgtattagTACAAATCTGTTTGAAAAGCAAGTTGGAGTCTCTGTGATTATTTCCAACTGAGACAGCAGATCCAACTTGCTGCATGGGCATAGGGAGATAGTGTGTTCTGACAATGAGGGTATTTTCCTGTATTAtaattaatttgctttcattttgagTTAAATTAAGAGATTTTCCCACCCTCTCTTGCAGGAGGAAAACTATGGTCTTATATAAGTAAGTTCTTAAACAGAAGTCCTGAAGGGAGCTTTGAAATAGCTGAACTCAAAACATCCAGTTCAACTAAAATTCACCTGGAGCAGCCGACACCTAGTCCTAAAGAAATCGGTAGCAGCACTGATTCCAGAGAAAGCTATGGGGAGAGGATGCTGAAGGTGGTCCCGCTGAAGAGCAGCCTAACGCCGAGCTCTCAGGATGACAGCAGCAACCAGGAGGACGGCCAAGAGAGTTCCAAGTGGATGGACTCAGGGTCCAGCTCAGAGGAAGAATGCACTACTAGTTATTTAACATTGTGCAATGAATATGGGCAAGAGAAGATTGATTCTGGCTCTCTAAATGAGGAACCTGACATTAAACTGGAGAACAAAGGTCTAAATACCAAGGAGAGAAGTTGCTTGCAGACGTGCACTGTTATTGGCAGTGATAGCTTCAGCTCTCAGATTGCATCTCAGGAACTAAAGCTTTTCATTGATGATGCTGAGTCAGAAATAGCTAGTCCTACTAGGATATTGGACTCATTAAATAAATCAAAGAACAGCCCCATGGAACTCTTCAGAATAGACAGTAAAGATAGCACCAGTGAACTTCTGGGGCTTGATTTTGGAGAAAAATTATATAACCTAAAAACAGAGCCTTTGAAGCCATTATTTTCTGCCCCAGATCATGACAGAAGCTTTGATGCCCTGGAAAACAAAATGGGTGTGAGAGCTCATGACACCATAAGCAGAGGTTCAAATGACTCTGTGCCAGTGATCTCCTTTAAGGATGCTGCTTTTGATGATGTAAATAGTGTTGAGGAAGGAAGGCCTGATCTCCTAATAAACTTACCTGGTATGTCTGATGAAACAGAGGAGGCAGCAGTGTCAAGGCCAACAAAGTTTACAAAAACTGATATGAACATCTTGGAAGTAAAATTATTAGAAGCGCCTGATGTCTTACAATTAAATAATTCTGCAGAACAATGCAAAGCATTTGATCAAGAGCCAAATCACGTGGCACCAGAACTGGGCAATCCTTCCCATGAAGAAGCAAATGGACAAAGAGGTGTCACTCAGGGAGCTCTTGGGAGCCTCTTTACAGCTGAACCAGAGGTAGGTAGTTCAGAAGATGGGGCTCTGTTTCAAGGGCTTGGAGCCTGCTCCTTAAACATGACAAGCAAAGAAGAAAGTTTATGTGTTTCCGGCTCGCTCTCAGGTGCTAAAGATGTTAGTTTAGATAGAGACATGATAAGAGACGAAGCTGTGTTGCTGTTTTCTGATCAAACTGAAGACTTTGGGAAAGAGGAAACAAACCCGGCTTTGTTACCAGCAGCTGAAAGTGAAAAGACAGTACCAAAGAgtgaagatgaaatagcagtaGCAGGGGAGAAGGAAATACATCACATTTTTCAGGACCTCGACGAAAGATTAGCGATAACCTCCAGGTTTTATATCCCAGAGGATTGCATTCAAAGATGGGCAGCTGAAATGGTTGTAGCCCTTGATGCTTTACATAGAGAAGGAATTGTGTGCCGCGATTTGAACCCAAACAACATCTTATTGAATGATAGAGGTCAGGAActtttgcaaatgcatttctttttattcactGTTGCTTCCAATTAACTGAGTAGGCGTTTTATCTTGTAATTAGTATCTTCATTTCCTGTCTAGAGCTTCATTATCAGTGCAGCAAATTCACCCCCAGTAATAGCTTCTAGTACTTAATGATGCCATTATTCTTAATGATACTGTTTTTAGCTACAAAAGGAGTAATTACAGTTCACTTCTGcagaaaatggaagggaaaaatgttttgatttctccTGTCGTTTTGTTTTTAGGACACATTCAGCTAACGTATTttagcaggtggagggaggttgAAGATTCCTGTGACAACGATGCCATAGAGAGAATGTACTGTGCCCCAGGTTAGAGCAATCACC containing:
- the RPS6KC1 gene encoding ribosomal protein S6 kinase delta-1 isoform X4, translating into MASNQNSPTRAVGVGLSSESPAQSMVASEQEWSKTEGERESHGLFSGSLKPKPGKQDYLEKAGELIKLALKKEEEEDYETAFSFYRKGVDLLLEGVQGESSPTRREAVKKKTAEYLMRAEKISSLYHKPSEDASISVPPGSLSSRPSWNLRSPAEELKAFRVLGVIDKVLLVMDTRTQQTFILKGLRKSSEYSRSRTTIIPCCVPNMVCLHKYIISEESVFLVLQHAEGGKLWSYISKFLNRSPEGSFEIAELKTSSSTKIHLEQPTPSPKEIGSSTDSRESYGERMLKVVPLKSSLTPSSQDDSSNQEDGQESSKWMDSGSSSEEECTTSYLTLCNEYGQEKIDSGSLNEEPDIKLENKGLNTKERSCLQTCTVIGSDSFSSQIASQELKLFIDDAESEIASPTRILDSLNKSKNSPMELFRIDSKDSTSELLGLDFGEKLYNLKTEPLKPLFSAPDHDRSFDALENKMGVRAHDTISRGSNDSVPVISFKDAAFDDVNSVEEGRPDLLINLPGMSDETEEAAVSRPTKFTKTDMNILEVKLLEAPDVLQLNNSAEQCKAFDQEPNHVAPELGNPSHEEANGQRGVTQGALGSLFTAEPEVGSSEDGALFQGLGACSLNMTSKEESLCVSGSLSGAKDVSLDRDMIRDEAVLLFSDQTEDFGKEETNPALLPAAESEKTVPKSEDEIAVAGEKEIHHIFQDLDERLAITSRFYIPEDCIQRWAAEMVVALDALHREGIVCRDLNPNNILLNDRGHIQLTYFSRWREVEDSCDNDAIERMYCAPEVGAILEETEACDWWSLGAILFELLTGKTLVECHPSGINTHTSLSIPDHVSKEARSLIQQLLQFNPAERLGAGVAGVEDIKSHPFFALIEWADLLR
- the RPS6KC1 gene encoding ribosomal protein S6 kinase delta-1 isoform X3; translated protein: MSHSSEKYIIVVWKRYSDFKKLHKDLWQIHKNLCRHTELFPPFAKAIVFGRFDETVIEERRQCAEDLLQFSANIPALYNSKQLEEFFKGGEVHDGSELIGPVEPLSDSLTDNLSDCSSEVRKDLSGLDDVTLTSQSECGGLSSDSDLISLTVDVDSLAELDDGMASNQNSPTRAVGVGLSSESPAQSMVASEQEWSKTEGERESHGLFSGSLKPKPGKQDYLEKAGELIKLALKKEEEEDYETAFSFYRKGVDLLLEGVQGESSPTRREAVKKKTAEYLMRAEKISSLYHKPSEDASISVPPGSLSSRPSWNLRSPAEELKAFRVLGVIDKVLLVMDTRTQQTFILKGLRKSSEYSRSRTTIIPCCVPNMVCLHKYIISEESVFLVLQHAEGGKLWSYISKFLNRSPEGSFEIAELKTSSSTKIHLEQPTPSPKEIGSSTDSRESYGERMLKVVPLKSSLTPSSQDDSSNQEDGQESSKWMDSGSSSEEECTTSYLTLCNEYGQEKIDSGSLNEEPDIKLENKGLNTKERSCLQTCTVIGSDSFSSQIASQELKLFIDDAESEIASPTRILDSLNKSKNSPMELFRIDSKDSTSELLGLDFGEKLYNLKTEPLKPLFSAPDHDRSFDALENKMGVRAHDTISRGSNDSVPVISFKDAAFDDVNSVEEGRPDLLINLPGMSDETEEAAVSRPTKFTKTDMNILEVKLLEAPDVLQLNNSAEQCKAFDQEPNHVAPELGNPSHEEANGQRGVTQGALGSLFTAEPEVGSSEDGALFQGLGACSLNMTSKEESLCVSGSLSGAKDVSLDRDMIRDEAVLLFSDQTEDFGKEETNPALLPAAESEKTVPKSEDEIAVAGEKEIHHIFQDLDERLAITSRFYIPEDCIQRWAAEMVVALDALHREGIVCRDLNPNNILLNDRGHIQLTYFSRWREVEDSCDNDAIERMYCAPEVGAILEETEACDWWSLGAILFELLTGKTLVECHPSGINTHTSLSIPDHVSKEARSLIQQLLQFNPAERLGAGVAGVEDIKSHPFFALIEWADLLR
- the RPS6KC1 gene encoding ribosomal protein S6 kinase delta-1 isoform X1, whose translation is MLSPRERGGGLARFYTVTEPRRHPRGHTVYKVTARIVSRKNPEDVQEIVVWKRYSDFKKLHKDLWQIHKNLCRHTELFPPFAKAIVFGRFDETVIEERRQCAEDLLQFSANIPALYNSKQLEEFFKGGEVHDGSELIGPVEPLSDSLTDNLSDCSSEVRKDLSGLDDVTLTSQSECGGLSSDSDLISLTVDVDSLAELDDGMASNQNSPTRAVGVGLSSESPAQSMVASEQEWSKTEGERESHGLFSGSLKPKPGKQDYLEKAGELIKLALKKEEEEDYETAFSFYRKGVDLLLEGVQGESSPTRREAVKKKTAEYLMRAEKISSLYHKPSEDASISVPPGSLSSRPSWNLRSPAEELKAFRVLGVIDKVLLVMDTRTQQTFILKGLRKSSEYSRSRTTIIPCCVPNMVCLHKYIISEESVFLVLQHAEGGKLWSYISKFLNRSPEGSFEIAELKTSSSTKIHLEQPTPSPKEIGSSTDSRESYGERMLKVVPLKSSLTPSSQDDSSNQEDGQESSKWMDSGSSSEEECTTSYLTLCNEYGQEKIDSGSLNEEPDIKLENKGLNTKERSCLQTCTVIGSDSFSSQIASQELKLFIDDAESEIASPTRILDSLNKSKNSPMELFRIDSKDSTSELLGLDFGEKLYNLKTEPLKPLFSAPDHDRSFDALENKMGVRAHDTISRGSNDSVPVISFKDAAFDDVNSVEEGRPDLLINLPGMSDETEEAAVSRPTKFTKTDMNILEVKLLEAPDVLQLNNSAEQCKAFDQEPNHVAPELGNPSHEEANGQRGVTQGALGSLFTAEPEVGSSEDGALFQGLGACSLNMTSKEESLCVSGSLSGAKDVSLDRDMIRDEAVLLFSDQTEDFGKEETNPALLPAAESEKTVPKSEDEIAVAGEKEIHHIFQDLDERLAITSRFYIPEDCIQRWAAEMVVALDALHREGIVCRDLNPNNILLNDRGHIQLTYFSRWREVEDSCDNDAIERMYCAPEVGAILEETEACDWWSLGAILFELLTGKTLVECHPSGINTHTSLSIPDHVSKEARSLIQQLLQFNPAERLGAGVAGVEDIKSHPFFALIEWADLLR
- the RPS6KC1 gene encoding ribosomal protein S6 kinase delta-1 isoform X2, which gives rise to MLSPRERGGGLARFYTVTEPRRHPRGHTVYKVTARIVSRKNPEDVQEIVVWKRYSDFKKLHKDLWQIHKNLCRHTELFPPFAKAIVFGRFDETVIEERRQCAEDLLQFSANIPALYNSKQLEEFFKGGEVHDGSELIGPVEPLSDSLTDNLSDCSSEVRKDLSGLDDVTLTSQSECGGLSSDSDLISLTVDVDSLAELDDGMASNQNSPTRAVGVGLSSESPAQSMVASEQEWSKTEGERESHGLFSGSLKPKPGKQDYLEKAGELIKLALKKEEEEDYETAFSFYRKGVDLLLEGVQGESSPTRREAVKKKTAEYLMRAEKISSLYHKPSEDASISVPPGSLSSRPSWNLRSPAEELKAFRVLGVIDKVLLVMDTRTQQTFILKGLRKSSEYSRSRTTIIPCCVPNMVCLHKYIISEESVFLVLQHAEGGKLWSYISKFLNRSPEGSFEIAELKTSSSTKIHLEQPTPSPKEIGSSTDSRESYGERMLKVVPLKSSLTPSSQDDSSNQEDGQESSKWMDSGSSSEEECTTSYLTLCNEYGQEKIDSGSLNEEPDIKLENKGLNTKERSCLQTCTVIGSDSFSSQIASQELKLFIDDAESEIASPTRILDSLNKSKNSPMELFRIDSKDSTSELLGLDFGEKLYNLKTEPLKPLFSAPDHDRSFDALENKMGVRAHDTISRGSNDSVPVISFKDAAFDDVNSVEEGRPDLLINLPGMSDETEEAAVSRPTKFTKTDMNILEVKLLEAPDVLQLNNSAEQCKAFDQEPNHVAPELGNPSHEEANGQRGVTQGALGSLFTAEPEVGSSEDGALFQGLGACSLNMTSKEESLCVSGSLSGAKDVSLDRDMIRDEAVLLFSDQTEDFGKEETNPALLPAAESEKTVPKSEDEIAVAGEKEIHHIFQDLDERLAITSRFYIPEDCIQRWAAEMVVALDALHREGIVCRDLNPNNILLNDREVGAILEETEACDWWSLGAILFELLTGKTLVECHPSGINTHTSLSIPDHVSKEARSLIQQLLQFNPAERLGAGVAGVEDIKSHPFFALIEWADLLR